The proteins below are encoded in one region of Tautonia rosea:
- a CDS encoding class I SAM-dependent methyltransferase: MGYDKQQATEEFTRWSESYDRCILQWLLFGPSHRALIRRIQQRFGDRPIRVLDAGCGTGQFGEKILKALPNAQVYGMDLVAEMLQGGAARWASHKNSLMPVQGDSEHLPFASGSFDVVTCANSFHHYPDQQRAVTEMHRVLKPGGRLMLIDGYRDAPWGWFIYDVCVETVEGNVHHCSRARMRDLFANAGFVETEQTVHRGPAPFLLTEGLTRSATTLGRPHFAVTPSEVRQSSGRR, from the coding sequence ATGGGCTACGACAAGCAGCAGGCCACGGAAGAGTTCACCCGCTGGAGCGAGTCGTACGATCGCTGCATCCTTCAGTGGTTGCTCTTCGGCCCCTCGCACCGGGCATTGATTCGGCGAATTCAGCAGCGCTTCGGCGACCGGCCCATCCGGGTCCTCGATGCAGGATGCGGGACCGGCCAGTTCGGTGAGAAGATCCTCAAAGCCCTGCCAAATGCTCAGGTCTATGGCATGGACCTTGTCGCCGAGATGCTCCAGGGTGGCGCGGCTCGCTGGGCTTCTCACAAGAATTCCCTCATGCCGGTCCAGGGAGACAGCGAGCACTTGCCCTTCGCCAGCGGGAGCTTCGACGTGGTAACCTGTGCCAACAGCTTTCACCACTATCCCGACCAGCAGCGGGCCGTGACCGAGATGCACCGGGTCTTGAAGCCGGGGGGCCGGTTGATGCTGATCGACGGCTACCGCGATGCTCCCTGGGGCTGGTTCATCTACGATGTCTGCGTGGAGACGGTCGAGGGGAACGTCCACCACTGCTCTCGGGCTCGGATGCGCGACCTCTTTGCCAACGCCGGATTCGTCGAGACGGAACAAACGGTTCACCGAGGCCCGGCTCCCTTCCTGCTCACTGAAGGACTGACCCGATCGGCCACGACCCTTGGTCGACCGCACTTTGCGGTGACCCCTTCCGAGGTTCGCCAGTCGAGCGGAAGGCGCTGA
- a CDS encoding phosphoglycerate dehydrogenase, with the protein MPLALIGASPIRHQPGPFRDLLHQGGFQTVDPQGDDVLTDSQLFDSLPACEAIVAGGERISAALIAACPKLRVIARTGVGYDAVDVAAASARTIAVTITPGTNHDSVAEQAFALLLGVARRVAINDQIIRSGGWNRTIVRPLRNTTLGLVGLGRIGRAMVPRARAFGMRVLAHDEVTDPVFDAEHGIERCPFEMLLAESDVVSLHVPLTDATRNLIDERRIALMKPGSILINTSRGGLVDEEALYQALTSGHLAGAGLDVFRVEPTPADHPLIALPNVVSSPHIAGVDERSMADMAKMAAHCIVELHEGRWPGDCVVNPEIRPNWAW; encoded by the coding sequence ATGCCGCTTGCCTTGATTGGAGCCAGCCCCATTCGCCATCAGCCCGGCCCCTTCCGAGATCTGCTTCATCAGGGTGGATTTCAGACGGTTGACCCGCAGGGTGATGATGTTCTGACCGATTCCCAACTCTTTGACAGCTTGCCCGCCTGCGAAGCGATTGTCGCAGGAGGTGAACGGATCTCGGCCGCCTTGATCGCAGCGTGCCCGAAACTCCGTGTGATTGCTCGAACAGGGGTCGGTTACGATGCGGTGGACGTGGCGGCGGCCTCGGCCCGAACGATCGCTGTGACCATCACCCCGGGGACCAATCACGACAGTGTCGCGGAGCAGGCGTTTGCGCTCTTGCTCGGCGTCGCACGACGTGTGGCAATCAACGATCAGATCATCCGATCGGGGGGCTGGAACCGGACGATCGTCCGGCCGTTGCGGAACACAACCCTCGGACTCGTCGGACTGGGACGGATCGGCCGAGCCATGGTCCCGCGCGCCAGGGCGTTCGGGATGCGAGTGCTCGCCCATGATGAGGTGACCGATCCCGTCTTCGATGCCGAGCATGGCATCGAGCGATGCCCCTTCGAGATGCTGCTGGCAGAGTCGGATGTGGTCAGTCTCCACGTGCCCCTGACCGATGCGACTCGTAATCTCATCGACGAACGTCGGATCGCCCTGATGAAGCCCGGTTCCATCCTCATCAATACCAGCCGGGGTGGTCTGGTCGATGAAGAGGCACTGTATCAGGCGCTTACGTCCGGACACCTCGCCGGGGCAGGCCTGGATGTGTTCCGGGTCGAGCCAACGCCGGCCGATCATCCGTTGATTGCGTTGCCGAACGTCGTCTCAAGCCCCCACATCGCTGGCGTGGACGAACGATCCATGGCAGACATGGCCAAGATGGCAGCCCACTGCATCGTGGAGTTACACGAAGGGCGTTGGCCTGGCGACTGCGTGGTGAATCCAGAGATCCGCCCCAACTGGGCGTGGTAA
- a CDS encoding 2-hydroxyacid dehydrogenase: MPGRVFITRPIPDIGPRLIEEVADEVEIFPHDRPMTRTELLDAVQGRDGVLCMLTDRIDAEVLDAAQGCRIFANMAVGYNNLDIPAATDRGILLTNTPGILTEATADLTWTLILSVARRVVEGDLEMRSGRFPGWGPRYMLGADVSGQTLGLVGPGRIALAVAQRAIGFTMRILYTGRRVESSFEALGAAKVPLEELLQQSDFVSLHVPLTETTYHLIDAKALGLMKSTACLINTSRGPVVDERALVDALRSGQIAGAGLDVYEREPQMAQGLAECANTVLLPHLGSATRGTRNAMARKAAANLNDALRGRRPADLLNPEAWRDPPHS; encoded by the coding sequence GTGCCCGGGCGAGTTTTCATCACGCGACCGATTCCCGACATCGGCCCTCGTCTGATCGAGGAGGTCGCGGACGAGGTCGAGATCTTCCCGCATGATCGCCCCATGACGCGGACGGAATTGCTTGACGCCGTTCAAGGGAGAGACGGTGTTCTTTGCATGCTGACCGATCGAATCGACGCCGAGGTGCTCGACGCTGCACAAGGGTGCCGGATCTTCGCCAACATGGCCGTAGGTTATAATAACCTGGACATTCCCGCCGCCACCGATCGCGGGATTCTCCTCACCAATACCCCAGGGATCTTGACCGAGGCTACTGCCGACCTGACCTGGACCTTGATCCTCTCCGTTGCCCGTCGCGTCGTAGAAGGGGATCTTGAGATGAGATCGGGCCGATTTCCGGGATGGGGTCCGCGTTACATGCTGGGTGCCGATGTTTCGGGACAGACGCTCGGACTTGTCGGACCAGGTCGAATTGCCCTGGCAGTCGCCCAGCGGGCCATCGGGTTCACGATGCGGATTCTGTACACCGGAAGACGAGTTGAGTCTTCGTTTGAAGCCCTCGGAGCAGCGAAGGTGCCGCTGGAGGAATTGCTTCAGCAGTCCGATTTTGTCAGCCTTCACGTCCCACTCACCGAGACAACGTATCACCTGATCGACGCCAAAGCCCTCGGACTCATGAAATCAACCGCCTGCCTGATCAACACGTCGCGGGGCCCGGTCGTTGATGAACGAGCTCTCGTGGACGCGCTTCGGTCAGGGCAAATTGCCGGGGCAGGGCTTGACGTCTATGAACGTGAACCGCAGATGGCCCAGGGACTGGCGGAGTGTGCGAACACCGTCTTGCTTCCCCATCTTGGGAGTGCGACCAGGGGAACCCGGAATGCCATGGCCCGCAAGGCGGCGGCAAATCTCAATGACGCGTTACGAGGGCGTCGGCCAGCCGACCTCTTGAATCCGGAAGCCTGGCGCGATCCACCTCATTCGTGA
- a CDS encoding HesB/IscA family protein → MSVTLTEKAASEVKRIIEEQGNGQELVLRVGVQGGGCSGFSYSLNFDSETSERDRVAEFHGVRLAIEKKFDPYLDGTVIDFIDDLGRRGFAFNNPNVTKSCGCGSSFQV, encoded by the coding sequence ATGAGTGTCACGCTCACCGAAAAGGCCGCCAGCGAGGTCAAGCGAATCATTGAAGAGCAAGGCAACGGCCAGGAACTTGTCCTGCGCGTGGGAGTGCAGGGTGGCGGCTGCAGCGGCTTTTCCTACAGCTTGAACTTTGATTCCGAGACGAGCGAGCGGGACCGCGTGGCCGAGTTCCACGGCGTTCGCCTGGCGATCGAAAAGAAATTTGACCCCTACCTCGATGGCACGGTCATCGACTTCATTGACGACCTCGGCCGTCGCGGCTTTGCCTTCAACAACCCGAACGTGACCAAGAGCTGCGGTTGCGGAAGCTCGTTCCAGGTCTGA
- a CDS encoding cysteine desulfurase family protein, which yields MTALPIYLDNHATTRTDPRVVESMLPYFTEHYGNASSVSHRFGWEAGDAVDRAREQVACLIGAEPSEIVFTSGATEANNLALKGTALASRAKGGNHLVCSSVEHRAVLDPLRRLARESGWQLTVVPCEPSGRISVEAVENALTDRTVLVSIMAANNEVGTLNPIGAIGRLCRDRGILFHTDAAQAVGKIPIDVQGDAIDLLSLTAHKFHGPKGIGALYVRRQDRRARLVSLVDGGGHERGLRSGTLPVPLIVGLGRAAELARVEGPTDADRMRTLRDRLDRTIRSLLDDQGIVLNGHPIDRLPNNLNLSFEAVQGEALLMGLRSIAVSSGAACSSAEPEPSYVLRAMGRDEQLGRASLRFGLGRFTTREDVDQAAKVVTETVARLRQSASGGSAPDPDLAWNDL from the coding sequence GTGACCGCATTGCCGATCTACCTCGATAACCACGCCACCACTCGCACCGACCCCCGCGTCGTCGAGTCCATGCTCCCTTACTTCACTGAGCACTACGGCAACGCCTCCAGCGTCTCTCACCGCTTCGGCTGGGAGGCGGGAGACGCAGTCGATCGGGCTCGTGAGCAGGTTGCATGCTTGATCGGAGCCGAACCGTCCGAGATCGTCTTTACCTCCGGCGCAACTGAGGCCAATAACCTCGCCCTTAAAGGAACCGCCCTTGCCTCCCGAGCGAAGGGGGGGAACCATCTTGTCTGTTCGAGTGTTGAGCACCGGGCCGTGCTCGATCCACTCCGTCGCCTCGCCCGCGAATCGGGTTGGCAACTGACCGTTGTGCCCTGCGAACCCTCCGGTCGAATCTCGGTCGAGGCCGTCGAAAACGCCCTGACGGATCGCACGGTCCTCGTCTCGATCATGGCAGCCAACAACGAGGTCGGTACCCTCAACCCCATCGGAGCGATCGGCCGTTTGTGCCGGGATCGAGGCATCCTTTTCCACACCGATGCGGCTCAGGCGGTCGGTAAGATCCCGATCGACGTTCAGGGCGACGCGATCGACCTGCTCAGCCTGACCGCTCACAAGTTTCACGGCCCGAAAGGGATAGGTGCCCTCTACGTGCGTCGCCAGGACCGACGGGCCCGGCTGGTCTCCCTGGTCGACGGTGGGGGCCACGAGCGAGGCTTGCGGAGCGGCACCTTGCCGGTTCCCTTGATTGTCGGACTCGGCCGAGCGGCCGAGTTGGCTCGGGTGGAAGGGCCGACTGACGCAGATCGAATGCGAACTCTTCGGGATCGACTGGACAGGACCATCCGGTCGTTGCTCGACGATCAAGGCATCGTGCTCAATGGCCATCCGATCGATCGATTGCCGAACAACCTGAATCTGAGCTTCGAAGCAGTGCAAGGCGAAGCCCTCTTGATGGGACTTCGGAGCATCGCCGTCAGCTCCGGAGCTGCGTGTTCGTCTGCCGAACCTGAGCCAAGCTATGTCCTTCGGGCAATGGGGCGAGACGAGCAACTCGGCCGGGCCAGCCTTCGCTTCGGACTCGGCCGATTCACCACCCGAGAGGACGTCGATCAGGCCGCGAAGGTCGTCACGGAAACCGTGGCTCGACTGCGACAATCGGCCTCGGGAGGCTCCGCCCCCGACCCAGATCTTGCGTGGAACGACTTGTGA